In uncultured Draconibacterium sp., one genomic interval encodes:
- a CDS encoding FAD-linked oxidase C-terminal domain-containing protein: protein MTTTNKFIQLKAQLEGDLYFDNVQRVLYSTDASQYKEMPLAVTKPKNKKDIKKIIAFARENNTNIIPRGAGTSLAGQVVGNGIVVDVSKYMNKIVEFNKEKNYVIVEPGVVLAELNLFLAKHGMQFGPETSTANRCVIGGMLGNNSCGLHSLVYGSVRQHVLEIGAILSDGSETTFKELSKEEFQDKINGNPNQQEKAIYSNINDLLSDKQNRDEILKNFPDPKLTRRNMGYAIDELMYADPFTKGGGKFNFCKLLAGSEGTLAFSTRIKLNVIPLPPKYKGLVCAHFETLEESLHANLIALKYKPTAIELMDDPVMQAAKQNIEQAKNRFFVKGDPGAMLMIEFSFETEKELTATAAALEKELKEAGLGYHYPLVTGADKIKRVWSLRTAGLGLLANIPGDRKGVPGIEDTAVHPEHLPDYVADIKVVLKKLGLDSVFYAHIATGEIHFRPLINFKDPKDVEIFETLMNEVAALVKKYRGSMSGEHGDGRARGKFIPFMLGDQCYEMVKAVKKAWDPDNIFNPGKIVNTPPITESLRVIPGKAIPETDTHFDFSKNKGYFRSIEKCNGSGDCRKSEVIGGTLCPTFMATRDEDKSTRGRANILREFLYNNEKKNLFDHQEIYDILSLCISCKACKSECPSNVDMAKLKAEFLQNYYDLHGVPMRSRLIGYLPRLNKLAMVFRPISNFMMSTSLLKSAIGFSTKRTLPALSKITLNRWIENGVPLPEQETKGKIYLFNDEFTNYNESDIGIKAILLLTKLGYEVKIPQTKESGRTFLSKGMVRTSKKVAAENINLLKDIITDETPLVGIEPSAILAFRDEYPDLVEKDLQPAAEKLAKNALLFEEFIAAEIEKGNITEEAFNTEEQHILLHGHCQQKAVASTEPSKKMLSLPKNYFVKEIPSGCCGMAGSFGYEKEHYELSMQIGELVLFPAVRKANDDYLISAPGTSCRHHIKDGTGKKALHPVEVLYEALI from the coding sequence CGCGAGAATAACACCAATATTATTCCCCGCGGAGCAGGTACTTCGTTGGCAGGACAGGTAGTTGGAAACGGAATTGTAGTTGACGTTTCGAAATACATGAACAAGATCGTAGAATTCAACAAAGAAAAAAACTATGTGATTGTTGAACCCGGTGTTGTATTGGCAGAGCTAAACCTGTTTTTAGCGAAACACGGTATGCAGTTTGGGCCGGAAACATCAACCGCCAACCGATGTGTTATTGGTGGTATGCTGGGAAATAATTCATGCGGTTTGCACTCGTTGGTTTATGGTAGTGTGCGCCAGCACGTATTGGAAATTGGTGCCATTTTAAGCGACGGCTCCGAAACCACATTTAAGGAATTAAGCAAAGAAGAATTCCAGGATAAAATAAATGGAAATCCGAATCAGCAGGAAAAAGCCATTTACTCGAATATTAACGATCTGCTTTCCGATAAACAAAATCGGGATGAGATTCTAAAGAACTTTCCTGACCCCAAATTAACCCGTCGAAATATGGGGTATGCCATCGATGAGTTGATGTATGCCGATCCTTTTACCAAAGGTGGAGGTAAATTCAACTTTTGTAAACTTTTGGCAGGTTCTGAAGGAACGTTGGCATTCTCTACCCGGATAAAACTAAATGTAATTCCACTGCCTCCAAAATATAAAGGATTGGTTTGTGCGCATTTTGAAACGCTGGAGGAATCGTTGCATGCCAATTTAATTGCCTTAAAATACAAACCAACGGCCATTGAATTAATGGACGATCCGGTGATGCAGGCAGCTAAACAAAACATTGAACAGGCCAAAAACCGCTTTTTTGTAAAAGGCGATCCGGGTGCGATGCTGATGATCGAATTTTCGTTTGAAACCGAAAAAGAATTAACAGCTACAGCTGCGGCACTCGAAAAGGAATTAAAAGAAGCAGGTTTGGGCTATCATTATCCGCTGGTAACCGGTGCCGATAAAATAAAACGTGTGTGGTCGTTGCGTACGGCCGGACTGGGGCTTTTGGCCAATATTCCGGGCGACAGAAAAGGAGTACCCGGAATTGAAGATACTGCTGTTCATCCGGAACACCTGCCCGACTACGTGGCTGATATAAAAGTTGTTTTGAAAAAACTGGGATTAGACAGCGTGTTTTATGCCCACATTGCCACTGGTGAAATTCACTTTCGTCCGCTCATTAATTTTAAAGATCCAAAAGATGTAGAGATCTTTGAAACCTTAATGAACGAAGTGGCGGCGCTGGTAAAAAAATACCGTGGCTCGATGAGTGGTGAGCATGGCGATGGAAGAGCACGTGGAAAATTCATTCCGTTTATGCTGGGTGACCAATGCTACGAAATGGTAAAAGCCGTGAAAAAAGCCTGGGACCCGGATAACATTTTTAATCCCGGAAAAATCGTAAATACGCCACCCATTACCGAAAGCCTGCGCGTAATTCCCGGCAAAGCTATTCCCGAAACAGATACACACTTTGATTTCTCGAAAAACAAAGGTTATTTCCGAAGTATCGAAAAATGTAACGGTTCGGGCGACTGCCGCAAAAGTGAAGTTATTGGCGGCACCCTCTGCCCTACTTTTATGGCTACCCGCGACGAAGACAAAAGCACCCGCGGACGTGCCAATATTCTGCGCGAATTCCTTTACAACAACGAGAAAAAGAACCTGTTCGACCACCAGGAGATATACGATATTTTAAGTCTCTGCATCTCGTGTAAGGCCTGTAAAAGCGAGTGCCCGAGTAATGTGGATATGGCCAAATTAAAAGCCGAATTCCTGCAAAATTATTACGATTTGCATGGCGTTCCGATGCGCTCGCGATTAATTGGTTACCTGCCGCGTTTAAACAAACTGGCGATGGTTTTCCGCCCCATCTCAAACTTTATGATGAGCACGTCGCTATTAAAAAGTGCGATTGGGTTCTCAACTAAACGTACACTCCCGGCATTGTCGAAAATTACTTTAAACCGCTGGATTGAAAACGGAGTTCCCTTACCGGAGCAAGAAACGAAGGGCAAAATTTACCTTTTTAACGATGAGTTTACCAATTACAACGAAAGCGATATTGGTATTAAAGCCATTCTGTTGCTAACCAAACTGGGTTACGAAGTTAAAATTCCGCAAACCAAAGAAAGCGGAAGAACATTCCTGTCGAAAGGTATGGTGCGGACTTCGAAAAAAGTGGCCGCCGAAAATATAAACCTGTTAAAAGACATTATCACCGACGAAACACCACTGGTTGGCATTGAGCCTTCTGCAATTCTGGCTTTCCGCGATGAATACCCTGATTTAGTAGAAAAAGACTTGCAACCGGCTGCTGAAAAACTGGCAAAAAATGCACTTCTTTTTGAAGAATTTATTGCTGCTGAAATTGAAAAAGGCAACATAACAGAAGAAGCTTTTAACACTGAAGAACAACATATTCTACTGCACGGACACTGCCAGCAAAAAGCCGTGGCATCAACCGAACCATCGAAAAAAATGTTGTCGCTGCCCAAAAACTATTTTGTAAAAGAAATTCCGTCAGGCTGTTGTGGTATGGCGGGTTCATTCGGCTACGAAAAAGAACATTACGAACTTTCGATGCAAATTGGTGAGTTGGTACTTTTCCCTGCAGTTCGAAAGGCTAATGACGACTATCTAATTTCTGCTCCGGGAACTTCGTGTCGACATCATATTAAAGATGGAACAGGGAAAAAAGCTTTGCACCCGGTGGAAGTTTTGTATGAAGCACTGATATAG